In one Choloepus didactylus isolate mChoDid1 chromosome 1, mChoDid1.pri, whole genome shotgun sequence genomic region, the following are encoded:
- the SEMA3B gene encoding semaphorin-3B isoform X2 has product MGWAPASAMIPGLALLWAAVLGGAAPSPPRLRLSFQELQARHGLRTFRLARTCCYEALLVDEERGRLFVGAENHVASLSLDNISKRAKKLTWLAPVEWREECNWAGKDIAIECMNFVKMLHMYNRTHLLACGTGAFHPICAFVEVGQGLEPVLRLDLRSLEDGKGKSPYDPKHQAASVLVGEELYSGVAADLMGRDFTIFRSLGHRPSLRTEPHDSRWLNEPKFVKVFWIPESENPDDDKIYFFFRELAVEAAPALGRLSVSRVGQICRNDVGGQRSLVNKWTTFLKARLVCSVPGLEGDTHFDQLQDVFLLPTRDRRSPLLYAVFTTSSGVFQGSAVCVYSMNDVRRAFLGPFAHKEGPTHQWVSYQGRVPYPRPGMCPSKTFGTFSSTKDFPDDVIQFARNHPLMYNPVLPMAGRPLFLQVGAEYTFTQIAADRVAAADGQYDVLFIGTDAGTVLKVISVPKGGRPIGLLLEELHVFEDSAAITSMQISSKRHQLYVASRSAVAQIALHRCAAHGRACAECCLARDPYCAWDGAACTRFQPSAKRRFRRQDIRNGDPSTLCSGDSSRPALLERKVFGVEGGSTFLECEPRSLQARVEWTFQREGEAPRTLVPAEDRAERTAQGLLLRGLRRGDSGVYLCSAVEQGFSQPLRRLSLHVLSSAQAEQLARAEEAVPAASPGPKLWYRDFLQLVEPGGGGASSLRMCRSPPAQRPPPPAPRKKGRNRRTHSPEPRAERWPRSASHW; this is encoded by the exons ATGGGGTGGGCCCCAGCCTCCGCCATGATCCCGGGCCTGGCCCTGCTCTGGGCTGCGGTGCTGGGGGgtgctgcccccagccccccacgtCTGCGGCTCTCCTTCCAAG AGCTCCAGGCTCGGCATGGTCTCCGGACTTTCAGGCTGGCGCGGACCTGCTGCTATGAGGCTTTGCTGGTGGATGAGGAGCGCGGACGCCTGTTTGTGGGTGCTGAGAATCACGTGGCCTCCCTCAGCCTGGACAATATCAGCAAGAGGGCCAAGAAG CTGACCTGGCTGGCTCCTGTGGAATGGCGAGAGGAGTGCAACTGGGCTGGGAAAGACATTGCT ATCGAGTGCATGAACTTTGTGAAGATGCTGCACATGTACAACCGCACCCACTTGCTGGCCTGTGGCACAGGGGCCTTCCACCCCATCTGTGCATTTGTAGAGGTGGGCCAGGGGCTGGAG CCGGTGCTCCGGCTGGACCTGAGAAGCCTGGAGGATGGCAAAGGAAAGAGTCCTTATGACCCCAAGCATCAGGCTGCCTCCGTGCTGGTGG GGGAGGAGCTGTACTCGGGGGTGGCTGCAGACCTCATGGGCCGGGACTTCACCATCTTCCGCAGCCTGGGCCACAGGCCGAGCCTCCGCACAGAGCCCCACGACTCGCGCtggctcaatg AGCCCAAGTTCGTCAAGGTCTTTTGGATCCCGGAGAGCGAGAACCCGGATGACGACAAGATCTACTTCTTCTTCCGTGAGTTAGCGGTGGAGGCGGCACCAGCACTGGGACGCCTCTCTGTGTCCCGCGTCGGCCAGATCTGCCGG AACGACGTGGGTGGCCAGCGCAGCCTGGTCAACAAGTGGACGACGTTTCTCAAGGCGCGCCTGGTGTGCTCGGTGCCTGGCCTCGAGGGTGACACCCATTTCGATCAGCTCC AGGATGTGTTCCTGCTGCCCACGCGGGACCGCCGCAGCCCGCTGCTCTACGCCGTTTTCACCACGTCCAG TGGAGTCTTCCAGGGCTCGGCGGTGTGTGTGTACAGCATGAACGACGTGCGCCGGGCTTTCCTGGGACCCTTCGCACACAAGGAGGGACCCACGCACCAGTGGGTGTCCTACCAGGGCCGCGTCCCCTATCCCCGGCCTGGCATG TGCCCCAGCAAGACCTTTGGCACCTTTAGTTCTACCAAGGACTTCCCAGATGATGTCATCCAGTTTGCCCGGAACCACCCTCTCATGTACAACCCAGTCCTGCCCATGGCGGGGCGCCCTCTCTTCCTCCAAGTCGGTGCGGAGTATACCTTCACCCAGATCGCTGCTGACCGTGTAGCTGCTGCTGATGGACAATACGACGTCCTCTTCATTGGCACAG ATGCAGGCACCGTGCTGAAAGTGATCTCGGTCCCCAAAGGCGGCAGGCCCATAGGGCTGCTCCTGGAGGAGCTGCACGTGTTTGAG GACTCTGCCGCCATCACCAGCATGCAGATCTCTTCCAAGAGG CACCAGCTGTACGTAGCCTCGCGGAGCGCGGTGGCCCAGATCGCGCTCCACCGCTGCGCTGCCCACGGCCGCGCCTGCGCCGAATGCTGCCTGGCGCGTGACCCCTACTGCGCCTGGGACGGGGCCGCTTGCACGCGCTTCCAGCCCAGTGCCAAGAG GAGATTTCGACGGCAAGACATAAGGAACGGCGACCCTAGCACGTTGTGCTCCGGGG ACTCTTCCCGCCCTGCGCTGCTGGAAAGGAAGGTGTTCGGCGTGGAGGGCGGCAGCACCTTCCTGGAGTGTGAACCCCGCTCACTGCAGGCGCGCGTGGAGTGGACCTTTCAGCGTGAGGGGGAAGCACCCCGCACCTTG GTACCCGCAGAGGATCGCGCGGAGCGTACGGCGCAGGGGCTGCTGCTGCGCGGGTTGCGGCGCGGGGACTCGGGCGTGTACCTCTGCTCTGCCGTAGAGCAGGGCTTCTCGCAGCCTCTGCGTCGCCTGTCGCTGCACGTGCTGAGCTCCGCGCAGGCCGAGCAGCTGGCACGGGCCGAGGAGGCTGTGCCCGCAGCGTCGCCGGGCCCCAAGCTCTGGTACCGAGACTTCCTGCAGCTAGTGGAGCCCGGTGGCGGTGGCGCGAGCTCCTTGCGCATGTGTCGCTCACCGCCCGCGCAGCGTCCGCCACCGCCTGCACCGCGGAAGAAGGGCCGCAACCGGCGGACTCACAGCCCCGAGCCGCGCGCCGAACGGTGGCCACGCAGCGCTTCTCATTGGTGA
- the SEMA3B gene encoding semaphorin-3B isoform X1, with amino-acid sequence MGWAPASAMIPGLALLWAAVLGGAAPSPPRLRLSFQELQARHGLRTFRLARTCCYEALLVDEERGRLFVGAENHVASLSLDNISKRAKKLTWLAPVEWREECNWAGKDIAIECMNFVKMLHMYNRTHLLACGTGAFHPICAFVEVGQGLEEPVLRLDLRSLEDGKGKSPYDPKHQAASVLVGEELYSGVAADLMGRDFTIFRSLGHRPSLRTEPHDSRWLNEPKFVKVFWIPESENPDDDKIYFFFRELAVEAAPALGRLSVSRVGQICRNDVGGQRSLVNKWTTFLKARLVCSVPGLEGDTHFDQLQDVFLLPTRDRRSPLLYAVFTTSSGVFQGSAVCVYSMNDVRRAFLGPFAHKEGPTHQWVSYQGRVPYPRPGMCPSKTFGTFSSTKDFPDDVIQFARNHPLMYNPVLPMAGRPLFLQVGAEYTFTQIAADRVAAADGQYDVLFIGTDAGTVLKVISVPKGGRPIGLLLEELHVFEDSAAITSMQISSKRHQLYVASRSAVAQIALHRCAAHGRACAECCLARDPYCAWDGAACTRFQPSAKRRFRRQDIRNGDPSTLCSGDSSRPALLERKVFGVEGGSTFLECEPRSLQARVEWTFQREGEAPRTLVPAEDRAERTAQGLLLRGLRRGDSGVYLCSAVEQGFSQPLRRLSLHVLSSAQAEQLARAEEAVPAASPGPKLWYRDFLQLVEPGGGGASSLRMCRSPPAQRPPPPAPRKKGRNRRTHSPEPRAERWPRSASHW; translated from the exons ATGGGGTGGGCCCCAGCCTCCGCCATGATCCCGGGCCTGGCCCTGCTCTGGGCTGCGGTGCTGGGGGgtgctgcccccagccccccacgtCTGCGGCTCTCCTTCCAAG AGCTCCAGGCTCGGCATGGTCTCCGGACTTTCAGGCTGGCGCGGACCTGCTGCTATGAGGCTTTGCTGGTGGATGAGGAGCGCGGACGCCTGTTTGTGGGTGCTGAGAATCACGTGGCCTCCCTCAGCCTGGACAATATCAGCAAGAGGGCCAAGAAG CTGACCTGGCTGGCTCCTGTGGAATGGCGAGAGGAGTGCAACTGGGCTGGGAAAGACATTGCT ATCGAGTGCATGAACTTTGTGAAGATGCTGCACATGTACAACCGCACCCACTTGCTGGCCTGTGGCACAGGGGCCTTCCACCCCATCTGTGCATTTGTAGAGGTGGGCCAGGGGCTGGAG GAGCCGGTGCTCCGGCTGGACCTGAGAAGCCTGGAGGATGGCAAAGGAAAGAGTCCTTATGACCCCAAGCATCAGGCTGCCTCCGTGCTGGTGG GGGAGGAGCTGTACTCGGGGGTGGCTGCAGACCTCATGGGCCGGGACTTCACCATCTTCCGCAGCCTGGGCCACAGGCCGAGCCTCCGCACAGAGCCCCACGACTCGCGCtggctcaatg AGCCCAAGTTCGTCAAGGTCTTTTGGATCCCGGAGAGCGAGAACCCGGATGACGACAAGATCTACTTCTTCTTCCGTGAGTTAGCGGTGGAGGCGGCACCAGCACTGGGACGCCTCTCTGTGTCCCGCGTCGGCCAGATCTGCCGG AACGACGTGGGTGGCCAGCGCAGCCTGGTCAACAAGTGGACGACGTTTCTCAAGGCGCGCCTGGTGTGCTCGGTGCCTGGCCTCGAGGGTGACACCCATTTCGATCAGCTCC AGGATGTGTTCCTGCTGCCCACGCGGGACCGCCGCAGCCCGCTGCTCTACGCCGTTTTCACCACGTCCAG TGGAGTCTTCCAGGGCTCGGCGGTGTGTGTGTACAGCATGAACGACGTGCGCCGGGCTTTCCTGGGACCCTTCGCACACAAGGAGGGACCCACGCACCAGTGGGTGTCCTACCAGGGCCGCGTCCCCTATCCCCGGCCTGGCATG TGCCCCAGCAAGACCTTTGGCACCTTTAGTTCTACCAAGGACTTCCCAGATGATGTCATCCAGTTTGCCCGGAACCACCCTCTCATGTACAACCCAGTCCTGCCCATGGCGGGGCGCCCTCTCTTCCTCCAAGTCGGTGCGGAGTATACCTTCACCCAGATCGCTGCTGACCGTGTAGCTGCTGCTGATGGACAATACGACGTCCTCTTCATTGGCACAG ATGCAGGCACCGTGCTGAAAGTGATCTCGGTCCCCAAAGGCGGCAGGCCCATAGGGCTGCTCCTGGAGGAGCTGCACGTGTTTGAG GACTCTGCCGCCATCACCAGCATGCAGATCTCTTCCAAGAGG CACCAGCTGTACGTAGCCTCGCGGAGCGCGGTGGCCCAGATCGCGCTCCACCGCTGCGCTGCCCACGGCCGCGCCTGCGCCGAATGCTGCCTGGCGCGTGACCCCTACTGCGCCTGGGACGGGGCCGCTTGCACGCGCTTCCAGCCCAGTGCCAAGAG GAGATTTCGACGGCAAGACATAAGGAACGGCGACCCTAGCACGTTGTGCTCCGGGG ACTCTTCCCGCCCTGCGCTGCTGGAAAGGAAGGTGTTCGGCGTGGAGGGCGGCAGCACCTTCCTGGAGTGTGAACCCCGCTCACTGCAGGCGCGCGTGGAGTGGACCTTTCAGCGTGAGGGGGAAGCACCCCGCACCTTG GTACCCGCAGAGGATCGCGCGGAGCGTACGGCGCAGGGGCTGCTGCTGCGCGGGTTGCGGCGCGGGGACTCGGGCGTGTACCTCTGCTCTGCCGTAGAGCAGGGCTTCTCGCAGCCTCTGCGTCGCCTGTCGCTGCACGTGCTGAGCTCCGCGCAGGCCGAGCAGCTGGCACGGGCCGAGGAGGCTGTGCCCGCAGCGTCGCCGGGCCCCAAGCTCTGGTACCGAGACTTCCTGCAGCTAGTGGAGCCCGGTGGCGGTGGCGCGAGCTCCTTGCGCATGTGTCGCTCACCGCCCGCGCAGCGTCCGCCACCGCCTGCACCGCGGAAGAAGGGCCGCAACCGGCGGACTCACAGCCCCGAGCCGCGCGCCGAACGGTGGCCACGCAGCGCTTCTCATTGGTGA
- the LSMEM2 gene encoding leucine-rich single-pass membrane protein 2: MPEEAQEDTVAPTLSPRSRAPLAPNHLQEVCLHRVESISDLHSGGSLHPFLAEEARPWDELLGVLPPSLCSQAGCSPRHSRRGFLLLLTLLVLTCLALAVLAVYLSVLQSESLRILAHTLRTQEETLLKLRLASLSQLRRLNSSQAQMPS; this comes from the exons ATGCCTGAGGAGGCGCAAGAAG ACACTGTGGCGCCAACACTGAGCCCCAGGAGCAGGGCGCCATTGGCACCCAACCACCTGCAGGAGGTGTGCTTGCACCGGGTAGAGTCCATCAGTGACCTACACAGTGGAG GCTCGCTGCACCCCTTCCTGGCTGAGGAGGCGCGACCATGGGATGAATTGCTGGGGGTCTTGCCACCGTCACTGTGCTCCCAGGCCGGCTGCAGCCCTAGGCATAGCCGCAGGGGCTTCCTGCTGCTGCTCACACTGCTGGTGCTCACCTGCCTGGCACTCGCCGTCCTGGCCGTCTACCTGAGTG TGCTGCAGAGTGAATCCCTGCGCATCCTGGCGCATACATTGCGCACTCAGGAGGAGACGCTACTCAAACTCCGGCTCGCCAGCCTCAGCCAGCTGCGGAGGCTCAACTCTAGCCAGGCCCAAATGCCCAGTTGA
- the IFRD2 gene encoding LOW QUALITY PROTEIN: interferon-related developmental regulator 2 (The sequence of the model RefSeq protein was modified relative to this genomic sequence to represent the inferred CDS: inserted 2 bases in 1 codon) — MLLPWSPYRGGSVGPIASALWQLSCRGGDSEGAVSGLTTIHVSRGRGXGGPQALWVHSSARASSAYGPRSKLQFRRCYAPSGSMRAQPPGKSSFGRGDEGLSRMARNSPSRRPIWQGGAPREDGGARGVWLLSSAQISAPRTGWRLASPEPPPTRSLTPRPPCAVSGMPRARKDNAPRKGGQRRGGGARSSTQADSGSSEDEVASEACSTASECPSLLSITAEDNLGGDIVDEQAQQEDLEEKLKEYVDCLTAKSAKTRQGALESLRLVLASRLLPDFLLERCLTLADALEKCLKKGKGEEQALAAAVLGLLCIQLSPGPKGKELFHSLQPVLISVLSDGTASPAARLHCASALGLGCYVAAADIQDLVSCLTCLEGVFSRVCGMGGSTAPVASASLHGLLCAALQAWALLLTICPSTHVSRVLDRHLPQLPQLLSSESVNLRIAAGETIALLFELARDLEEDFIYEDMEALCSTLRTLATDSNKYRAKADRRRQRSTFRAVLHFVEGGECEEETVRFGFEVLYVDSWARRRIYAAFKDVLGSGMHHHLQNNELLRDIFSLGPVLVLDTTALKACKIPRFEKHLYNAAAFKARTKARNRVRDKRADIP; from the exons ATGCTCCTCCCGTGGTCCCCTTACCGGGGTGGTTCTGTAGGCCCCATCGCGAGTGCCTTGTGGCAACTGTCCTGCCGTGGAGGCGACTCCGAGGGGGCAGTTTCAGGGTTAACCACCATACACGTGTCGCGCGGGAGGGG AGGAGGCCCGCAGGCATTGTGGGTGCATAGTTCAGCTAGAGCGTCGTCGGCTTACGGGCCGAGGAGTAAACTACAATTCCGGAGGTGCTATGCACCCAGTGGTTCCATGCGCGCGCAGCCCCCTGGGAAGAGTAGTTTCGGCCGCGGGGATGAAGGTCTTAGCCGGATGGCCCGGAACTCGCCTTCCCGGCGACCCATTTGGCAGGGCGGGGCGCCTCGCGAAGATGGTGGCGCGCGTGGCGTGTGGCTCCTGTCTTCTGCCCAGATCTCAGCGCCGCGCACCGGCTGGCGTCTCGCTAGTCCGGAGCCCCCGCCCACCCGGTCCCTGACCCCGCGCCCCCCGTGCGCGGTTTCCGGCATGCCCCGCGCCCGCAAGGATAACGCACCCCGCAAGGGTGGCCAGCGCCGCGGAGGGG GTGCCCGGAGCAGTACCCAAGCTGACTCAGGTTCCAGTGAGGATGAGGTAGCCAGTGAGGCATGCAGCACTGCCAGCGAATGCCCCAGCCTTCTCAGCATCACAGCAGAGGACAACCTTG GGGGTGACATCGTGGATGAGCAGGCTCAGCAGGAAGACCTCGAAGAGAAGCTGAAGGAGTATGTAGACTGCCTCACAGCCAAGAG TGCCAAGACCCGGCAAGGTGCCCTTGAGAGTTTGCGCCTGGTCCTGGCATCCCGCCTACTCCCTGACTTCTTGCTGGAGCGCTGCCTTACACTGGCCGATGCCCTGGAAAAGTGCCTCAAGAAAG GGAAGGGTGAGGAGCAGGCCCTGGCTGCTGCGGTGCTAGGCCTCCTCTGCATACAACTGAGCCCTGGACCCAAGGGCAAGGAGCTGTTCCATAGCCTGCAGCCGGTGCTGATCTCTGTCCTCAGCGACGGCACAGCCAGCCCTGCTGCCCGGCTCCAT TGTGCGTCTGCTCTTGGCTTGGGCTGCTATGTGGCTGCCGCCGACATCCAG GACCTGGTCTCTTGCCTCACCTGCTTGGAAGGTGTTTTCAGCCGGGTCTGCGGCATGGGTGGCTCTACAGCGCCTGTGGCCTCTGCCAGCCTTCATGGCCTGCTTTGTGCTGCCTTGCAGGCCTGGGCATTGCTGCTTACCATTTGCCCCAGCACTCATGTCAGCCGTGTACTCGACAG GCACTTGCCCCAGCTGCCCCAGCTTTTGTCCAGTGAAAGTGTGAACCTACGGATCGCTGCCGGCGAGACCATCGCCCTGCTCTTTGAGCTTGCCCGGGACCTTGAg GAGGACTTCATTTACGAGGACATGGAGGCCCTCTGTAGCACTTTGCGCACTCTGGCCACTGACAGCAACAAGTACCGTGCCAAGGCCGACCGCCGACGCCAGCGCTCTACTTTCCGCGCAGTGCTGCACTTCGTTGAG GGCGGCGAGTGCGAGGAAGAGACAGTGCGCTTTGGGTTTGAGGTGCTCTATGTGGACAGCTGGGCCCGGCGTCGGATCTACGCTGCCTTCAAGGATGTGCTGGGTTCGGGCATGCACCACCACCTTCAG AACAATGAACTGCTCCGTGACATCTTCAGCCTGGGCCCTGTGCTGGTGCTGGACACCACTGCCCTGAAAGCCTGCAAGATTCCACGCTTTGAGAAG CACCTGTACAATGCTGCTGCCTTCAAAGCCCGAACCAAGGCACGAAACCGTGTGCGGGACAAGCGGGCAGACATCCCTTGA